In Desulfosediminicola ganghwensis, a single window of DNA contains:
- a CDS encoding TRAP transporter large permease has product MLYIALMVICFFVLMAIRVPIPFALLASTLVYYFGAELPLNIVVVRLLRSFDSFILLAIPFFILAGRIMSEAGISDRLIRVADLIVGRVKGSLAYTNIVVSMFFGGITGTAISDTTAIGSILIPSMVKKGYSRSFSAAVTAASSTMGPIIPPSLMFIIYGSIAQVSIRDMFLAGAIPGLLVGISQMAVVKIHAIKNDLPRREETISPREACIIVRDASLAILLPVIILGGILLGIVSPTEAAVVAAFYAGIIAMFVYRTLSVRRLLTVIKESAVETGSVSIIIAAAALFGWALSNEQAPQMFAEWLMDSSLSKWQILLMINLMLFGLGMFMDSIPAIMIVTPVLLPLFNMLNIDPLHAGLFMSVNLITGLATPPVGCCLFAASIISESPMEKISRAILPFLLANVIVVLLVTYIPSISLFIPSLLK; this is encoded by the coding sequence ATGTTGTACATTGCACTGATGGTAATCTGTTTTTTTGTTCTCATGGCAATACGGGTACCGATCCCCTTTGCTTTGCTCGCTTCAACTCTGGTCTACTATTTCGGCGCTGAACTGCCGCTCAATATTGTGGTGGTTCGTCTTCTGCGTTCATTCGATTCGTTTATCCTGCTGGCCATCCCTTTCTTCATCCTCGCAGGTCGAATCATGTCCGAGGCGGGAATCAGCGACCGGTTGATCCGGGTGGCTGACCTTATCGTCGGGAGAGTCAAAGGCAGCCTGGCGTACACAAATATTGTGGTCAGCATGTTCTTTGGCGGTATCACCGGTACAGCCATTTCAGATACCACAGCAATTGGTTCTATCCTTATTCCCTCAATGGTGAAAAAGGGGTACTCGAGAAGCTTCAGTGCCGCAGTTACTGCTGCCTCATCAACCATGGGTCCTATCATTCCCCCGAGCCTCATGTTCATCATATATGGCTCCATTGCCCAGGTCTCCATTCGGGATATGTTTCTTGCCGGCGCTATTCCCGGGTTGCTGGTCGGAATCTCACAGATGGCGGTGGTGAAAATTCATGCCATCAAGAATGACCTCCCCAGAAGGGAGGAAACGATTTCTCCTCGTGAGGCGTGCATAATTGTTCGGGACGCCTCTCTGGCTATCCTGCTGCCGGTAATAATTCTCGGCGGGATCCTTCTCGGAATCGTCAGTCCCACCGAGGCGGCGGTCGTGGCTGCCTTTTATGCCGGTATCATCGCCATGTTTGTTTACCGGACTCTGAGCGTGAGACGGCTGCTGACGGTAATCAAAGAGTCCGCGGTTGAGACTGGCAGCGTTTCGATAATTATCGCTGCTGCTGCTCTTTTTGGCTGGGCGTTGTCCAACGAGCAGGCCCCTCAGATGTTTGCAGAATGGCTGATGGATAGTTCATTATCGAAATGGCAGATCCTGTTGATGATCAACCTGATGCTGTTTGGGCTCGGGATGTTCATGGACAGCATTCCAGCCATCATGATTGTGACGCCTGTCTTGCTGCCTCTCTTTAACATGCTCAACATTGACCCACTGCATGCCGGTTTATTCATGAGCGTTAATCTCATTACCGGTCTTGCCACACCGCCCGTTGGCTGCTGTCTGTTTGCTGCCTCGATAATATCAGAGTCACCAATGGAGAAGATAAGCCGGGCAATCCTGCCTTTTCTCCTGGCGAATGTTATTGTGGTGTTGCTGGTAACATATATTCCCAGCATATCTTTATTTATTCCTTCTTTATTGAAGTAA
- the tnpC gene encoding IS66 family transposase, with the protein MNFDTANLPDDPAELKRLLVETQRRYERETELLREQVRLLYAKLFGKKSEKGGAEAGVMQLPLFDMPEPEVEPVAEVVEVPEHTRAKRGRKPLPANLPRVEIVHDIPEDDKVCNCGAELDRIGEDISEKLDIVPAIIRVVRHIRPKYACKACEGLESEGPVVKIAPPPKQIISKGIATAGLLAHILTAKFCDALPFYRQERQFSRLGAEIPRATMANWAMKAAGACTPLLELLWREIHSGPLINIDETSVQVLAEPGRSPTTKSYMWICRGGDPHHPGLIYHYAPSRSAKIARELLAGYRGAVQSDGYAGYDFLDTQPNIAHAGCWAHVRRKFVDAQKGRGKTKKAGSTDVALNYIRQIYAIEKEAAKQGLADEDLLALRRKKARPILEDFFLWLSKKSSQVTPKSLLGSAVNYTLNQWKRLLVYLDIPEMTPDNNAAENAIRPFVVGRKNWLFAGTQEGAKASAVIYSLVETAKANNLEPYNYLRYLFEKLPFAESRSELLKLLPMNLKADDLRIAGNVSGV; encoded by the coding sequence ATGAATTTCGATACAGCAAACCTTCCTGATGACCCGGCAGAACTCAAACGACTTCTCGTTGAAACCCAACGTCGTTACGAGCGGGAAACCGAGCTTTTACGAGAGCAGGTTCGTCTACTCTATGCCAAACTGTTTGGCAAAAAAAGTGAAAAAGGAGGAGCCGAAGCAGGCGTGATGCAACTGCCTCTCTTTGACATGCCTGAACCTGAGGTTGAGCCAGTTGCCGAGGTTGTTGAAGTCCCTGAACATACTCGAGCGAAACGAGGCCGCAAGCCGTTACCGGCTAACCTGCCCAGGGTCGAAATCGTACATGACATTCCCGAAGATGATAAAGTCTGCAATTGTGGGGCGGAGCTGGATCGTATAGGTGAGGATATTTCCGAAAAGTTGGATATCGTCCCAGCTATTATACGGGTTGTGCGTCATATTCGCCCTAAATATGCTTGTAAAGCCTGTGAAGGATTGGAGTCTGAAGGGCCAGTGGTGAAAATTGCACCACCGCCAAAGCAGATTATCAGCAAGGGAATTGCTACCGCGGGCTTACTCGCCCATATACTTACTGCAAAATTCTGTGATGCACTGCCATTTTACCGGCAGGAAAGACAATTTTCCCGGCTGGGAGCTGAAATACCCAGGGCAACCATGGCTAATTGGGCAATGAAAGCTGCCGGTGCCTGCACACCACTTCTTGAACTGCTGTGGCGAGAGATTCATTCCGGTCCGTTAATCAATATCGATGAAACCTCGGTTCAGGTTCTGGCTGAACCGGGGCGGTCACCAACAACTAAATCGTATATGTGGATATGTCGCGGTGGTGATCCACATCATCCCGGCCTGATCTATCATTATGCTCCAAGTCGTTCAGCCAAAATTGCAAGGGAGCTGCTTGCGGGATATCGTGGAGCCGTGCAATCAGATGGTTACGCTGGGTACGACTTTCTTGATACGCAACCGAATATTGCCCACGCTGGCTGTTGGGCTCATGTTCGCCGTAAATTTGTTGATGCACAAAAAGGTCGTGGCAAAACCAAAAAGGCGGGCAGCACCGATGTAGCGCTGAACTATATTCGACAAATTTATGCAATTGAAAAAGAGGCAGCTAAACAAGGTCTTGCAGATGAAGACCTGCTTGCCTTGCGTCGAAAAAAGGCTCGGCCGATTCTGGAAGATTTCTTCCTTTGGCTGAGCAAAAAGTCTAGCCAAGTGACACCGAAGAGTTTGCTTGGATCTGCGGTGAATTATACCCTCAACCAGTGGAAACGCTTATTGGTCTACCTCGATATTCCTGAAATGACGCCGGACAATAATGCCGCTGAGAACGCAATACGCCCATTTGTCGTTGGCAGAAAAAACTGGCTGTTTGCAGGAACACAGGAAGGTGCTAAGGCGAGCGCCGTGATCTATAGCCTGGTTGAAACAGCCAAGGCCAATAATTTGGAACCGTATAACTACCTTCGATATCTATTTGAAAAATTACCGTTTGCAGAATCTCGTTCAGAGCTGTTGAAACTTTTGCCGATGAATTTAAAAGCTGACGATCTACGAATAGCTGGAAATGTGAGTGGGGTTTAA
- the tnpB gene encoding IS66 family insertion sequence element accessory protein TnpB (TnpB, as the term is used for proteins encoded by IS66 family insertion elements, is considered an accessory protein, since TnpC, encoded by a neighboring gene, is a DDE family transposase.), with amino-acid sequence MIPTPANVRVYIALGVTDMRKSINGLSLLVEDQFDLDLFSGSLFAFCNRKRDMVKILYWYQNGFCIWQKRLEADVFRWPESEEEVIEVHETALQWLLHGLDVQQAHMQLSYNSVS; translated from the coding sequence ATGATTCCCACTCCAGCAAATGTCCGAGTCTACATTGCTCTCGGGGTTACCGATATGCGCAAGTCAATAAACGGTTTGTCTCTTCTTGTTGAAGATCAGTTTGACCTCGATCTTTTCTCGGGCAGTCTGTTCGCTTTCTGTAATAGGAAAAGGGATATGGTCAAGATCCTTTACTGGTATCAAAATGGTTTTTGCATCTGGCAAAAACGACTTGAGGCAGATGTCTTTCGTTGGCCGGAATCAGAAGAAGAGGTAATTGAAGTCCATGAAACTGCTTTGCAGTGGCTTTTACATGGGCTTGATGTGCAACAGGCTCACATGCAACTTAGCTACAATTCAGTATCATAA
- the tnpA gene encoding IS66 family insertion sequence element accessory protein TnpA produces the protein MNGTISKLQQKQEYWQKHITAWQSSNLSQKTYCQSHGIALATFGYWKRKLKNLNDRQVAFYPLTVPATLPDNPVTASPASIAVHVNRFKLEIQSDFCAEQLKKAVKTLEQLT, from the coding sequence GTGAACGGCACAATCTCGAAACTACAGCAGAAGCAGGAATACTGGCAAAAACATATCACTGCTTGGCAATCAAGTAATCTGAGTCAGAAAACCTATTGTCAATCGCACGGCATTGCTCTGGCGACATTTGGCTACTGGAAGCGCAAACTAAAAAACCTGAATGATAGGCAGGTTGCGTTTTACCCACTTACTGTACCAGCAACACTTCCAGATAATCCTGTTACGGCTTCTCCTGCTAGCATCGCAGTACATGTCAATCGATTTAAGCTCGAAATTCAGAGTGACTTCTGCGCCGAACAATTGAAAAAAGCTGTGAAGACCCTGGAGCAGCTAACATGA
- a CDS encoding IS1595 family transposase, protein MPKNTVQFQKGLSLKRFLDTYGAEEQCRERLFNARWPTGYKCPRCGHTKHYLILTRNLYQCRNCRFQCSLTSDTIFASSKLPLTTWFLGIFFVTQSKEGMSALNLRRLLGISINAAMKMKHKLQHVMKAADDSLALNGLVELDDAYWGGKRSGGKRGRGAPGKTPFLAAIARNEKGHPIHMRMSKVNSFSSQEVRKWSLKHIHHESVVISDEFGPLRGVADSVAFHGAINTSEIYHNPDNKIFHWINTMIGNVKRAIHGTYHAVSSKHLPRYLAEFCFRFNNRFYMGAMVGSLIRYSTVTKPMPQRILKFAEDEG, encoded by the coding sequence ATGCCAAAGAATACAGTTCAATTTCAAAAAGGCCTCAGCTTGAAGAGATTTCTCGATACATATGGCGCTGAAGAGCAGTGCCGAGAAAGGCTATTCAATGCTCGTTGGCCTACTGGGTACAAATGTCCGAGATGCGGTCATACCAAACACTACCTAATCTTAACTCGGAATCTCTATCAGTGTCGCAACTGTCGTTTCCAATGCTCACTTACAAGCGACACTATATTTGCCTCCTCAAAACTGCCTCTTACTACTTGGTTCCTCGGGATTTTCTTTGTTACCCAATCGAAAGAGGGTATGTCAGCGCTCAATCTGCGACGATTACTTGGTATTTCAATCAATGCTGCTATGAAAATGAAGCACAAGCTCCAGCACGTTATGAAAGCAGCCGATGACAGTCTTGCCCTCAATGGCCTAGTTGAACTTGATGACGCATATTGGGGTGGTAAAAGATCCGGTGGTAAGCGTGGCCGGGGAGCCCCTGGCAAAACCCCATTTCTTGCTGCCATAGCCCGCAACGAAAAAGGCCATCCGATTCATATGAGAATGAGTAAAGTGAACTCCTTTTCCTCCCAGGAAGTTCGCAAGTGGTCGTTGAAGCATATCCACCACGAAAGCGTTGTAATTTCGGATGAGTTCGGCCCGTTACGAGGAGTTGCTGACAGCGTTGCTTTCCACGGCGCTATCAATACAAGTGAAATTTATCACAATCCCGACAACAAGATTTTCCATTGGATCAACACCATGATCGGCAATGTCAAAAGGGCCATACATGGTACATATCATGCTGTGAGTTCAAAGCATTTGCCAAGGTATTTGGCTGAATTCTGTTTTCGTTTCAACAACCGTTTTTATATGGGAGCCATGGTCGGCTCACTTATTCGATATTCCACAGTTACTAAGCCAATGCCTCAGCGTATTTTAAAGTTTGCTGAGGATGAGGGGTAA
- a CDS encoding transposase, producing the protein MAKYKPYSYAQGMFIPVFFNEQIQKGTFEYTLNYLVDHELDLSIFDARFTNDETGAPAYDPRILLKIILFAYSRGITSSRAISECCEKYILFMALSANTRPHFTTIASFVSSMDKEVVSLFLQVLLICDQQNLIGREMFAIDGCKLPSNASKEWSGTKADLTKKVEKIERALHRMIIRHKSMDLEKIEPEVRDHEEKYKKKLQKSAAKIRDWLKDHDDRRGSGGKPVKSNITDNDSAKMATSKGVIQGYVGVASVDKKHQVIVGAEAYGQGSESNLLVPSLKSIQSNLEQIGDQDVFGKAKVVADSGYHSEKNLEYLYTENIDGYVADTRFRKRDPRFATAERYKDLPAYHFATRAGGKRLFRPEHFTFADDLSHAICPAGKKLYRNGCNAKVKDYQAYKFKGAKRDCLPCQLRRECLRKPEKTEARQLAYFPGKKRNGNERFTEKMKRKIDSTIGRAIYGMRLAVGEPPFGHIRSTMKLDRFSLRGKRKVNAQWNLFCMVHNLKKIHSYGAVVGS; encoded by the coding sequence ATGGCCAAATACAAGCCGTATTCATACGCTCAGGGGATGTTCATACCAGTATTCTTCAATGAGCAGATACAAAAAGGGACTTTCGAGTACACCCTGAACTATCTGGTCGATCACGAACTCGACCTTTCCATCTTTGATGCCAGGTTCACCAACGACGAAACTGGTGCCCCAGCCTATGACCCACGGATTTTGCTGAAGATTATCCTGTTTGCCTATTCACGAGGTATTACTTCTAGTCGTGCAATTTCCGAGTGCTGTGAGAAATACATCCTTTTCATGGCCCTTTCAGCCAATACCAGACCCCACTTCACAACAATTGCCAGTTTCGTCTCCAGTATGGACAAAGAGGTTGTCTCTCTCTTTCTTCAAGTACTGCTGATCTGTGACCAGCAGAACCTTATTGGCCGAGAGATGTTTGCTATTGATGGCTGCAAACTCCCAAGCAATGCCTCTAAGGAATGGAGTGGCACCAAAGCCGATTTGACCAAAAAGGTTGAAAAGATAGAGCGAGCTCTGCACAGAATGATCATCCGTCACAAGTCCATGGATCTTGAGAAGATAGAGCCGGAAGTTCGGGATCATGAAGAGAAATATAAGAAGAAACTACAAAAAAGTGCTGCCAAGATAAGGGATTGGCTGAAAGACCATGATGACCGACGTGGCAGTGGCGGCAAACCGGTTAAATCAAACATTACCGATAATGACTCTGCCAAGATGGCCACATCGAAAGGGGTAATACAGGGGTATGTCGGTGTTGCCTCAGTGGACAAGAAGCACCAAGTCATTGTTGGAGCAGAAGCCTATGGGCAGGGCAGTGAGTCCAATCTCCTTGTACCTTCGCTGAAGTCGATACAGTCTAACTTGGAACAGATAGGCGACCAAGATGTATTTGGTAAGGCCAAAGTTGTAGCGGATAGCGGTTATCATTCCGAGAAGAATCTCGAGTACCTCTATACAGAGAATATAGATGGGTATGTTGCGGATACTCGTTTCCGCAAACGAGATCCTCGCTTTGCCACAGCGGAGCGCTATAAAGATCTCCCCGCTTATCACTTTGCGACCAGGGCCGGTGGAAAGCGACTCTTTCGGCCTGAACATTTTACTTTCGCTGATGATTTGAGCCACGCTATTTGTCCGGCCGGCAAGAAACTCTACCGCAATGGCTGCAACGCCAAGGTGAAAGATTATCAGGCCTACAAGTTCAAAGGAGCTAAGCGAGACTGCCTCCCATGTCAATTGCGACGTGAGTGTTTACGCAAGCCAGAGAAAACCGAGGCCCGCCAGCTAGCTTACTTTCCGGGGAAAAAGCGTAACGGTAATGAGCGATTCACAGAGAAGATGAAACGAAAGATTGATTCAACCATTGGTCGAGCAATCTATGGCATGCGACTCGCTGTTGGTGAGCCACCCTTTGGCCATATACGGTCAACCATGAAACTTGATCGATTCAGTCTTCGAGGAAAACGAAAAGTGAATGCGCAGTGGAACCTGTTCTGCATGGTCCATAACCTGAAAAAGATCCACTCGTATGGAGCGGTAGTAGGCAGCTGA